In Halobacteriovorax marinus SJ, the following proteins share a genomic window:
- a CDS encoding type I restriction endonuclease subunit R, whose protein sequence is MNSILFKERIASQIPAVKLLINSGYNYLTPNDCIEQRGDTNTVILKDTLKKSLLKINSFSHNGEKLPLPEGLIDDAIKEIVDWNNNNLRQDNKDLYYHLINGKGLTFLHEGDRKSAHLHFFDFKEIANNTFQVTEEFKVQRNGRKQHYIPDVVILVNGMPFASIECKKPGLNDAVLKGIEQHIRNQNREGITKFYLFQQILGSMAGSTGARYGSVGTPEEFWGTWKEDNFDNIEDELKDLVNKNIESSVKDKVFEFRHPADRAIMEQKWNEGAREVTAQDQLLYFVFRPERLLDIIHHYIIYENETKIAPRHQQYFAVGQALKRVKKIKDNSAREGGVIWHTTGSGKSYTMVMLAKALSADPEIDNPKIVVITDRKSLDKQISDTFRDCGEEPHKAKNGEDLKERIEKRDYTVLTTIIDKFETAAKKYKVKDESQNIFVLVDEGHRSQFGENHALMKNTFKNAAFIAFTGTPIRKMVKSEVDQATEVQFGDFIHKYTMENALDDGAVCPIVYEGRMGELTGDREKLDRWFDRVTRDLNDDQKAALKKRFSMEQEVLKAEDRIRAISLDIKNHYRENFRSEGEPTKDFMKGQLATNSKGEALNYKKFLEEFGMKVELVISPPDMREGAKSIDEDDRSDIVKFWDEAMVKYGGERKYLETIVKNFKKEDEPEILIVVDKLLTGFDAPRNAVLYVDKRLKEHNVLQAIARVNRLCPRKSEGLVIDYRGIFDDMNDAIDFYRQMEGADYDPEDIKGTLFDKAKEVAKLDEMLKALKDHFSSISNMTDDEEIGRYLADENRRAEFYQKFRNFHNIYKLALGFAEWTYETSEADKKKYKDEYKYFAELRTVIKERYPDGINYKDYVDDIKRLVDVNLKSDPPKVIVEQFNIFEKEKFEEETKKKSEGARADIIRSLASSHITEHFDEDPIFYKKLSEVIEEAYEKYRDRRISEAEYLEMMQDVRDRIEIDLETDVPSKVAEHQTTKAYYRVIETLISKLGEIGKDEIANFALKVDEIVKSQAVKDWHLGTDIEKKIIGSIEVEIFYPLEDKFEVTFTDDEMKEITDNLMLIAKRLDYR, encoded by the coding sequence ATGAACTCGATTCTATTCAAGGAAAGAATAGCCTCGCAAATACCAGCAGTGAAGCTACTAATTAATAGTGGATATAACTATTTAACTCCAAACGATTGCATTGAACAGCGGGGTGATACAAATACAGTCATCCTGAAAGATACGCTTAAAAAGTCACTTTTAAAGATCAATTCATTTTCTCATAATGGTGAAAAATTACCACTTCCTGAAGGTCTTATTGATGATGCAATTAAAGAGATTGTTGATTGGAATAACAATAATCTCAGGCAAGATAACAAAGACCTCTACTATCACCTAATAAATGGTAAAGGGCTAACTTTTCTACATGAAGGTGATCGAAAGAGTGCTCATCTTCACTTCTTTGATTTTAAAGAAATTGCTAATAACACTTTTCAAGTAACTGAAGAGTTTAAGGTTCAAAGAAATGGCCGTAAACAACACTATATCCCTGATGTTGTGATTCTTGTAAATGGGATGCCCTTTGCATCTATCGAGTGTAAGAAGCCTGGTCTGAACGACGCAGTTTTAAAAGGGATTGAGCAGCATATAAGAAACCAAAATCGAGAAGGAATAACTAAGTTCTACCTTTTTCAGCAAATTCTTGGATCAATGGCTGGAAGTACAGGGGCTAGGTATGGATCAGTCGGAACACCTGAAGAGTTCTGGGGAACTTGGAAAGAAGATAACTTTGATAATATTGAAGATGAACTTAAAGATCTTGTTAATAAGAATATTGAATCAAGTGTTAAAGATAAGGTATTCGAGTTTCGCCATCCTGCAGATAGAGCAATTATGGAACAAAAGTGGAATGAGGGAGCGAGAGAGGTTACTGCTCAAGATCAGCTTCTTTATTTCGTCTTTAGACCTGAAAGACTTCTAGATATTATTCACCACTATATAATCTATGAAAATGAAACAAAGATTGCTCCTCGTCACCAGCAATACTTTGCAGTAGGTCAAGCCCTTAAAAGAGTTAAGAAGATTAAAGATAATTCAGCAAGAGAAGGTGGGGTTATCTGGCATACTACAGGTTCAGGTAAGTCCTACACTATGGTTATGCTGGCTAAGGCCTTAAGTGCCGACCCTGAGATAGATAATCCTAAGATTGTCGTTATTACAGATAGAAAGAGTCTTGATAAGCAAATATCAGATACATTTAGAGATTGTGGAGAAGAACCTCACAAGGCTAAGAATGGAGAAGATTTAAAAGAACGTATAGAAAAGCGAGACTATACAGTTCTCACAACAATTATTGATAAATTTGAAACAGCAGCTAAGAAGTACAAGGTTAAAGATGAATCACAAAATATCTTTGTTCTTGTAGATGAGGGACATAGATCACAGTTTGGTGAGAACCATGCCTTGATGAAGAATACTTTTAAGAACGCAGCTTTCATCGCTTTTACAGGTACTCCAATTAGAAAGATGGTTAAAAGTGAAGTTGATCAAGCAACTGAAGTTCAGTTCGGTGACTTTATTCATAAGTACACAATGGAAAATGCTCTTGATGATGGAGCTGTTTGTCCAATTGTATATGAAGGGCGAATGGGAGAGTTAACAGGTGATCGTGAAAAACTAGATCGCTGGTTTGATCGTGTAACGAGAGATCTCAATGATGATCAGAAGGCCGCACTCAAGAAACGATTCTCAATGGAGCAGGAAGTTTTAAAAGCTGAAGATCGAATTAGGGCCATCTCACTAGATATAAAGAATCACTATCGCGAAAATTTCAGGTCTGAAGGTGAACCAACCAAAGACTTTATGAAAGGCCAGCTTGCAACTAACTCTAAAGGTGAGGCCTTAAACTATAAGAAGTTTCTTGAAGAGTTTGGAATGAAAGTTGAGCTAGTTATATCTCCTCCAGATATGCGTGAGGGTGCTAAGTCTATTGATGAGGATGATCGCTCAGACATTGTTAAGTTCTGGGATGAAGCAATGGTTAAATACGGTGGAGAGAGAAAGTATCTGGAAACCATAGTTAAGAACTTTAAGAAAGAAGATGAACCAGAGATTCTAATCGTTGTTGATAAACTACTTACGGGCTTTGATGCTCCAAGAAATGCCGTTCTATACGTTGATAAGAGACTTAAAGAGCATAATGTACTCCAAGCTATTGCAAGGGTTAATAGACTCTGTCCAAGAAAGTCTGAGGGGCTTGTAATCGATTATAGAGGTATCTTTGATGATATGAATGATGCCATCGACTTCTATCGACAAATGGAAGGAGCCGATTACGATCCAGAAGATATTAAGGGAACATTATTTGATAAGGCTAAAGAGGTCGCAAAATTAGACGAGATGCTTAAAGCCCTTAAAGATCATTTCTCGTCAATTAGTAATATGACTGATGATGAAGAGATTGGTCGCTATTTGGCTGATGAGAATCGTCGAGCTGAGTTCTATCAGAAGTTCAGAAACTTCCACAATATCTATAAGTTGGCACTTGGTTTTGCTGAATGGACTTATGAGACCAGTGAAGCTGATAAGAAGAAGTACAAAGATGAGTATAAGTACTTTGCTGAACTTAGAACTGTAATTAAAGAACGTTATCCTGATGGGATCAACTATAAAGACTACGTTGATGATATTAAACGTCTCGTAGATGTAAATCTTAAGTCTGATCCTCCAAAAGTGATCGTTGAGCAATTCAATATCTTCGAAAAAGAGAAATTTGAAGAAGAGACGAAGAAGAAGTCTGAGGGGGCTAGGGCCGATATTATTAGAAGTCTTGCTTCATCTCATATCACAGAGCACTTTGATGAGGACCCAATCTTCTATAAGAAATTATCAGAGGTAATTGAAGAGGCTTACGAGAAATATCGCGATCGTCGTATTTCAGAAGCGGAATACCTAGAGATGATGCAAGATGTTCGTGATCGAATTGAAATTGACCTAGAAACTGATGTTCCATCAAAAGTTGCAGAACATCAGACAACAAAGGCCTATTACAGAGTTATCGAAACTCTAATCAGCAAATTAGGTGAAATTGGCAAAGATGAAATTGCAAACTTTGCATTGAAGGTCGATGAGATCGTTAAGAGTCAAGCAGTTAAAGATTGGCACCTTGGCACAGACATTGAAAAGAAAATAATTGGTTCGATCGAAGTCGAAATTTTTTATCCATTAGAAGATAAGTTCGAAGTTACATTTACTGATGATGAGATGAAAGAAATTACGGACAATTTAATGCTGATCGCAAAAAGGCTGGATTATAGATAA
- a CDS encoding helix-turn-helix domain-containing protein, protein MSERWLSVVEIAEHLGVSKETIYRWLEKGKIPAHRVGKLWKFKATEVDKWITAGGAEEN, encoded by the coding sequence ATGAGTGAACGGTGGTTGTCTGTTGTTGAAATAGCAGAGCATCTAGGGGTTTCTAAGGAAACAATTTATCGCTGGCTTGAGAAAGGAAAGATTCCTGCTCATCGAGTTGGGAAGCTGTGGAAGTTTAAGGCCACTGAAGTTGATAAATGGATCACTGCTGGTGGAGCAGAAGAGAATTAG
- a CDS encoding type I restriction-modification system subunit M, giving the protein MTQKVTQAEINKILWDACDTFRGVVDAGEYKNYILTMLFIKYLSDTYEEKYEAYSEQFKGNETRIKRALEKENFVLPDGCHFNDIYKQKEEKNIGEIIDVALEKIENANKEKLENVFRNVSFNSEANLGKTKSRNARLKHLLDDFNSPKLNMRKSHIGNMDVIGNAYEYLIANFAAGAGKKAGEFYTPSEVSQLLAMLVKPEKGSRIYDPTCGSGSLLIRCAEQLTKNGINDFQIYGQEITGATWALAKMNMFLHGFDRSVIENGDTIRNPIHLENDELMTFDVVVANPPFSLDKWGIDEAKSDSYGRFNYGIPPKSYGELAFVQHMVASLNENGRCAVVLPHGVLFRGSAEKRIREGLINDDLLEAVIGLPSGLFFGTGIPASIMVFNKKKSADRKDKVLFINGDLEYQEGKNQNKLRDQDINHIVANYVEFKTEGLYRHEDKHYSRVVELDEIKENDYNLNIRRYADTSAPPEIFDVKAILNGGIPKYEIEDGYIQDIIDGFDVSVVFDERDKEYYVFKNEIDSKEKIREVMGDVDQAIISQVERWWEKYSTALRGIESQCVEAEKEMNSFLKELSYE; this is encoded by the coding sequence ATGACTCAAAAAGTAACGCAAGCTGAAATTAATAAAATCCTATGGGATGCCTGTGACACCTTCAGAGGTGTTGTCGATGCAGGAGAGTACAAGAATTACATCCTAACGATGTTGTTCATTAAATACCTATCAGATACCTACGAAGAGAAGTACGAAGCCTATAGCGAGCAATTTAAGGGCAATGAGACCAGAATTAAAAGGGCCTTAGAGAAAGAAAACTTTGTACTGCCTGATGGTTGTCACTTCAATGATATTTATAAGCAAAAAGAAGAGAAGAATATCGGTGAGATTATCGATGTTGCTCTTGAGAAGATTGAAAATGCTAACAAGGAAAAACTTGAGAACGTATTTAGAAACGTAAGTTTTAACTCTGAAGCTAATCTAGGAAAAACTAAGAGTAGGAACGCTAGACTTAAGCACCTTCTAGATGACTTCAATAGTCCTAAACTAAATATGAGAAAGTCTCACATTGGGAATATGGATGTTATTGGTAATGCCTATGAGTACTTGATCGCAAATTTTGCTGCTGGGGCAGGAAAGAAGGCTGGAGAGTTCTATACTCCTTCAGAAGTATCTCAATTACTTGCGATGCTTGTTAAACCAGAGAAGGGATCGAGAATATATGACCCGACTTGTGGTTCAGGATCTCTATTAATTCGTTGTGCAGAACAGTTAACAAAAAATGGAATTAATGATTTTCAAATTTATGGTCAGGAGATTACTGGAGCTACTTGGGCTTTAGCGAAGATGAATATGTTCCTTCATGGTTTTGATCGCTCAGTCATTGAAAATGGCGATACTATTAGAAACCCAATTCATTTAGAGAATGATGAGCTAATGACTTTTGATGTGGTTGTGGCCAATCCTCCTTTTAGTTTAGATAAGTGGGGAATTGATGAAGCTAAGAGTGATTCTTATGGAAGATTTAATTACGGTATTCCTCCAAAGAGTTATGGAGAGTTGGCCTTTGTTCAACACATGGTCGCATCTTTAAACGAGAATGGGCGATGTGCAGTGGTGCTTCCTCATGGTGTTCTTTTTAGAGGTTCGGCAGAAAAGAGAATTAGAGAAGGTTTAATTAATGATGACCTTTTAGAAGCAGTTATTGGCCTACCATCAGGTTTATTCTTTGGAACAGGTATTCCAGCCTCAATCATGGTTTTTAATAAGAAAAAGTCAGCCGATAGAAAAGACAAGGTCTTATTTATTAATGGTGATCTTGAATATCAAGAAGGAAAAAATCAAAACAAGTTAAGAGACCAGGATATAAATCATATCGTCGCAAATTATGTCGAGTTTAAAACAGAAGGTCTTTATAGACATGAGGACAAGCATTACTCAAGGGTAGTTGAATTAGATGAGATTAAAGAGAATGACTATAACCTAAATATTCGTCGTTACGCTGATACATCAGCACCTCCTGAAATATTTGATGTAAAGGCGATCCTTAATGGCGGAATCCCTAAATATGAAATTGAGGATGGTTATATCCAAGATATTATTGATGGCTTTGATGTTTCAGTAGTCTTTGATGAAAGAGATAAAGAATATTATGTCTTTAAAAATGAAATAGACTCAAAAGAAAAAATTCGTGAAGTCATGGGGGATGTTGATCAAGCAATTATTTCTCAAGTAGAGAGGTGGTGGGAAAAATACTCAACTGCTTTAAGAGGTATTGAGTCTCAATGTGTTGAAGCCGAAAAAGAAATGAACTCTTTTCTTAAGGAATTGAGTTATGAGTAA
- a CDS encoding restriction endonuclease subunit S: MSKVKLGNHIKSYAGGTPSRGNMDYYRNGTIPWVKSGEVCRKYITSVEEKITEEAVQGSSAKWFPENSVLVALYGATAGQVSITKIKGTSNQAVLSVNGLDDFDNEYLYYLLTHSTPELLVKVQGSGQPNLSKKIIDELQVELKELAEQKKIAEILTSVDKVIELTEIEIEKLKNLKKGMMQDLLTKGIRHTKFKDTPIGKIPESWECSQIKDLIKNGFIEKVQDGNHGGAYPRVSDFTEKGIPFVSAKNLHEHGYVKFNECPKLPESYLPKLRIGFGKPGDVIFAHNATVGPTAYVPNSGQDFIVSTSTTLYRSNSEKLDNYYLYASLLSPLFQTQISKVMGQTTRNQVPITAQKEMYLTVPPLNEQNEINNAVKAILGTLISKEEKLQKLVSLKKGLMQDLLTGKVRVKV, from the coding sequence ATGAGTAAAGTGAAGTTAGGGAATCACATCAAAAGCTATGCAGGTGGAACTCCTTCGAGAGGTAACATGGATTATTATCGAAATGGAACGATTCCTTGGGTAAAGTCTGGAGAGGTTTGTAGAAAGTATATCACCTCTGTTGAAGAAAAAATTACTGAGGAAGCGGTTCAAGGTTCTTCAGCGAAATGGTTTCCTGAAAATTCTGTTTTAGTAGCTTTGTATGGAGCGACAGCAGGCCAAGTATCGATAACGAAAATAAAAGGAACCTCTAACCAAGCGGTGTTATCAGTAAATGGTTTAGATGATTTTGATAATGAATATTTATACTATCTACTAACTCACTCTACTCCAGAATTGTTAGTTAAAGTGCAAGGATCGGGGCAACCAAATTTAAGTAAAAAAATTATTGATGAATTACAAGTCGAGTTAAAAGAGTTAGCTGAGCAAAAGAAAATCGCAGAAATTCTCACATCAGTAGATAAAGTCATTGAGTTAACTGAGATTGAAATAGAAAAACTTAAAAACCTTAAAAAAGGGATGATGCAAGACCTTTTAACTAAAGGGATTCGGCATACTAAGTTTAAAGATACTCCCATTGGGAAGATTCCTGAGAGTTGGGAGTGTTCTCAAATTAAAGATTTAATTAAAAATGGATTCATTGAAAAAGTACAAGATGGAAACCACGGGGGAGCATACCCTAGAGTTTCGGATTTTACAGAGAAAGGCATCCCGTTTGTTTCTGCTAAGAATTTACATGAGCATGGATATGTAAAATTTAATGAATGTCCCAAGTTGCCTGAGAGTTATCTACCAAAGCTGAGAATTGGTTTTGGTAAGCCTGGAGATGTTATTTTTGCTCATAATGCTACAGTTGGTCCAACAGCTTATGTTCCAAACTCTGGACAAGATTTTATTGTAAGCACATCTACAACCTTATATAGAAGCAATTCTGAAAAACTAGATAATTATTATCTTTATGCAAGTTTATTATCACCGCTTTTTCAGACGCAAATTTCTAAAGTAATGGGGCAAACAACTAGAAACCAGGTTCCAATTACAGCACAGAAAGAGATGTATTTGACGGTGCCACCTTTAAATGAACAAAACGAAATTAATAATGCTGTTAAAGCAATTTTGGGTACTTTAATAAGTAAAGAAGAGAAACTACAGAAGTTAGTTAGTTTAAAAAAAGGTTTGATGCAAGACCTCCTTACTGGAAAAGTAAGAGTGAAAGTCTAA
- a CDS encoding M48 family metallopeptidase produces MKRSKRKTLGITVNAKGQVIVTAPDYIPMDKIEEVIQKRKNWIIEKVQEKESNLQIQPKRKFLSGESVYLFGRQYYLKVIKSNDYHIEMGHNRITFYVRDLDEAEAKVSEYLGNEFRELIAYKTAECLEVFRDRYSIPVVPEFKIRKMAKRWGSCTKDGVINLNPMLVAASAECIEYVIFHELTHLLHDDHDDEFFRTLKSVCPKYKYLKEKLEKETVLFEE; encoded by the coding sequence TTGAAGAGGTCTAAAAGAAAGACCCTGGGGATAACAGTAAATGCTAAAGGCCAGGTCATTGTTACTGCTCCTGACTATATTCCGATGGATAAGATAGAAGAAGTAATTCAAAAGAGAAAGAACTGGATTATCGAGAAGGTTCAAGAAAAAGAGAGTAATCTTCAAATACAGCCTAAGCGTAAGTTTCTATCTGGTGAGTCTGTGTATCTTTTTGGCAGGCAGTACTATCTAAAGGTCATCAAATCCAATGATTACCATATTGAGATGGGCCATAATCGCATTACTTTCTATGTCAGAGACCTGGATGAAGCAGAAGCTAAGGTATCTGAATACCTCGGTAATGAGTTCAGGGAACTGATTGCTTATAAAACGGCTGAATGTCTTGAAGTATTCAGGGATAGATACTCAATCCCAGTAGTTCCTGAGTTCAAGATCAGAAAAATGGCTAAAAGATGGGGAAGTTGTACTAAAGATGGAGTTATCAACCTTAATCCTATGTTGGTCGCGGCTTCTGCCGAATGTATTGAGTATGTCATCTTTCATGAGCTAACACATTTGTTACATGATGATCATGATGATGAGTTTTTTAGAACGTTAAAAAGTGTTTGTCCTAAGTATAAATATTTGAAAGAAAAGTTAGAGAAAGAAACAGTATTGTTTGAGGAGTAA